The Hordeum vulgare subsp. vulgare chromosome 4H, MorexV3_pseudomolecules_assembly, whole genome shotgun sequence genomic interval ggtacgtcttcaacgtatctataatttataaaATATTCATGTCATGTTTATAATAATTTTGTATGATTTTGatgcacttttatatcatttttataAACTAACATATTAATTCAATGTCCAGTGTGAGTtgatgttttctacatgtttttggttttttagaaaatccatGCCAAACAAAGGCCAAACACAACATAAGAGACCCACGAAGCTTCGGGATATACTAAAAGACCCACAGGGAGGCCATAAGGCAAGGGCGCGACCTGCCCCCTACTGTCCCCGCGTGGCTTCAACTGGCGTGATTTCGACACTGAAAATTCTTTTATATCCCGAATCCTCCAAAAGTTAACCTAAAACTTGTACTCCGCCGTCGCAAGCCTAAGTTCCGAAGCAATCTCATCTGGATCCCTTTTTAGGTATCCTGTTGGAGGAGGGAAACCATCAGCAGAGGCCATCTTTATCATCCCGACGGTCCACATGACAAGCAGAGAGTAGTTCAACCTAAGGGTTGAggctatgtacgagtagctatataTTTGATCTTTCTCTCATGTGGTCTTGATGGGACATAGTCTTGCTGTACCATGAGTTTGTTAACCGTGATCTTGATGGGACATGGTCTTGATGTACCATGAGTTTGTTAATATAGGcgaatcatatggtgttcttccctttttatctatgttgtcatgaattgagTTCTAttgtttgaagttctttgtgttagattgaatattatgaatctgaaattgtttgatgcatatcaAATAATTAATTCGTGGATActcgtggtgacattggagtatctggaTGACATTAGAATTGATTGATGCATATCATATGGTGATTGTAGTACGATatttagggttgtttgtgacacttagggATGACTCATTAGATTTATTGGAAATATAAAATTTGAGGTGGTTTTGTTACCTAcagcaatttcatcttatgttatcCGCTATtgataagaactttggagtgattctttatcacaTGTTAAAGGAGTGTTATGTGATTCAATTATTTTAGtggtgttgagagattgcactagtgaaagtatgaactttAGGTCTTGATTTCAAGCATTTCTATACCGTTTGTCCTCACTTTTATCGATTGTtattttgttgttttttgttatgtCTATTACAAATAcacatatctactatccatacgacACTTGTATTGTCATATCTTTGTTAAATTAGTGCacttatacaattttccattgtatttgaTGTGTTGAGAACACAAGGTTTTTCGTGTATTTGATTGCAGAATTATTTAAGAGAGACCATTTTCATATCACACTATTGCGGATGTACGAGACGGGTTAACCCTCCATGGGATAACACGCCAGGCCTACACTTTGGGCAGAAGACCTAGAACACACAGGCCCAAAAGGGCGACTCACCACAAGGTCATCTCAAGCCCATTAACTGGATGCCGGCTTGTCAAAGGGAGGCATGAATATTCTTCGTTATCCAAGATAGTAAGAAGTAGAAGAGGACACGGGTGGCTATTCAACCCGGACTTTTATTGTAACCTTGAGGCCTCCACCTGCATATATAAAGGGGAGTCCTTGAGGTAAAGAAGGCAAGTACGAAAGACTCGAGAGCTAGCTTAGCGATTttgcatccttgtaatcgagttcaTCATCATTAATAAGACACAAAAGCAGGACATATGTTTTTACCTTCATAAGTTGAGCATATTTTGGCACTTAAAACAGAGAACTATAACATATGCATGAATAACTTGAATTCAAGTGTGAAACATTTTATTTGAAAACTTAGTGTTTGGAATATTTATATTTGAAGTATTgtttcatttgaatatttgcagtCATCCCTCTCTTATTTGAGCGGAAGTGAAAAAAGATGGTAAAAAATGTATGTTAGTCAATAATATTATTTTATGTAAAAAAGTGAAATAAGAGCGGAAGTGACAAGATACGACAACCTACCACCCTATATGAGATATAGAACCACCGTCAAGACGTCTAAAATGACTCCCAATGTCGCGCATCATCCTAGTTGATAGCTTTGTCTCCTTACTGACCGAAGCCAATACCCTCGCACATGACATATCAGGAACCGCCGCTCCGACTTCCACATCGGCCACGAGGCCGCAAACCAACCTAGTCGAAAACTCGCCACCCAAGCGACCAAGGCCAACACCACACACATGAGAATTTTGAATTCGCCTCTCCGACTTGCATACTGACCCAGAGGTCATGCACTCCCCTAGTCGACGATGAAGCTAACAAAGTTGCATGATCCACCACAAAGTTACAAGAGATCGGACCTCCAAAGCGTCGCTCCAGGGGGGAAGATATGATGACCGTTGTGGATGCCCATTTTTACCAAGGTTGATGCTTGGGTTTTCACGTGGAGAATCTCGAGACCGGAATAACAATCGAGCTGAAGGGGCTCCACGACGATGCCTACAAGGACAACCACCGCACAAATCACGGCCAACCACTGCACCCCGGGCTCTGCCATGGTCACCACAACGAGATCTGGGCAAGACATGCCAGATTGGTGGCCACTACAATTCATCGGTGCTCGCCCCGGAACGCATTACGGGGAGAGGAGCCCATTGTCGTCACCGTGCCCGAGAGTCACCACACCGACATCCTTGCGTTGGAGACTAGCCCATTCCAGTTAGTCGAATGAGGCCATCCCCGACGCGTATTGTAAAAATGGATCCACCCCGCACAATCTTCGACAGACGGGAGGTCGTCGCTCCGGTGGCGCAAGAGCCGATGGCAGCGGCGGCTAGGGGAAGTCTGCGGGGAGATTCTAGCGGCGACGGCAACACGCCTCGGGAGCAACATGGTGGCTGATCTATGGAAATGATAGATGTATAATCAACCTATCTGCCTTTAAAATAAGCAAAAGTTGCCCGTATAGCTCAGTGGTAGAGCGTCAGTCTTGTAAACTGAAGGTCTGTAGTTCGATCCTGCATGGGGGCATActgttatttttccttttttttctaaaaaaaatgcgAGTATAGTTGCCGTTCCCTACAGAAAGAGAGAACGGCCCTTCTAAGACGGGCATATACAGGCTCGCTAAGACGCAGCCCATTTGGCCTGCCTTATAGGATTTGGGCCCAGATCACACAGATCTGGAGTAGAATTTATTTTTTGCTAAGCCTTGGACAGTACAGCGCGGCCCAATCTAACCCATTCCTCCAGCTAATTCAAGATGTTCTCAGAAAAAAAGACAGAAGAAGAATACCTATGTTGGGCTATCCTAAAAGAGTactctatttcttgcaaggcccTTAATGGAGATGAACAAAATCTCATATGTAAATGTAAAGGTTGGAACCCCTAAATTTTGGACAAGATTGGAACAATTGCATTTTGTGGCGTACAATGGCTTCAATGCTAAGTCGGCATGCATCTACATATGATGAAATCATGATTTTTGTTATTATAAAAAAGCATGAAAATGATTTGTTTTACATTTCAAAGTCATGTAATGTATGCATCTGAAGAAAAACTTGTGTAAGGTATGATGATTTCAGCACTTCATAATTACAAATGGAACATAAAAGGAAGATTGTCATTGACTGTCGAAAGCTAGGATTCGTTCTACATGGTTTAAACAAGTACCCAACCAATAGACTTACAGCATTGACAACAACGTTAGTGTGTTCAATACACTTACAATCATCTACTATCATATTTGCTATGTTAAATATATATATTTACATGGAATCTACACAATGTTCCCATTTGCAGTTATCACTTTACACCGGCGTGCTGTGACAGGGTAAACCTCCAACCCGGAGTTCCAGCCAGTAATGCCACATTTTCTAGTATGTACTAGGCATTGGATTATCTCTAGACACTAGTTAGTCCAGTTGATGCCCTAAATGGCAACTAACCTCCAAAATCATGGGAATAACGAGCCTTCTTTGTCACTTGCATCTACTTGATGAACCAAAGCATGTGCCAGATATAAGGCCGCTTGTTTTGGTTTACATACAGTTTCGATCTTGACCCTGTCTTTGGAGGATGCATTACTGCCCTGGTCTTGGGCTACAATGTTTTATCCTTCCTGTTTTACAGATGAAAAAAAATGAGCAAACTAAAATATGCTAAGGACAGCACAAAAGAGACAACCAAGAGGCTGGATTTTACCTCTCTAATTGGCTCCCTATGTTCTTCCTGGAATCGACGGGGATAGCGGACAGGGATAAGCGTTCCTGCCGTTTCAGTGGGGGTTCAAATGTATTCCTGCTGGGTGATTCAACTTTCTGGGATTTTTCAGGAGTCGACCCGAATAGCTGCACAGTAAGGCTTCCACCTGAAGAAAAGGATGTCAAGATATATTCAGTTGGCTTGAAGATTATGTTGTGATTGATTAATATGAACACTTTCGTCAAGGTATTGTCTGTCTGAATATCAAAATGCAACTACAAAAGCACAGAATAAAGCTGAAAGAAGCATCAAGCATACATAGTACAAGGGCAGCTCCAATCCATGCAGCATTGTCCCATCTTTCACCTAAGAGGAACCAAGCGAATCCAGCTCCCCATACTGGTTCTAGCCCATAAACAATTGCAGTTTCAGTTGCTGAAACATGGGCCATCGCTACCATCTGCGCATAGACATACAATATAAGATCATTTCGTAAATTAAACAAGTCTCCACACTGTTCATAGTACTACTACAAGGTTCTAAAAAGCAGGCTAACCTCTGCCCACATGCATAACCCCGTTGAAAAGACTCCAGTGTACAGTGCTGGTATCCAAGGAAAAGAAGCCGCCGAATCCCATAGCGTACCAAAAGTCCATGCTTCAAAGCCGGAATCTTGGACCTCAACAAAGGCATCTTTGAGCAAAAACCAGAGTATCGAGGTGAAAGCCACAACAAGGACCTGAATGGTAGATGATCAGTGAGATGGTTTGCATTTGTGACAAAGATGATATCGGAAACTGCAAGTACACAATTTAGTTATGAACCTCAAAGCTAAGAAGAGCCATGAACTTCTTCTTGTCTGTACTTCTTGATATTTGCTCCGTTCTAAGCATATGGATCCCAAAAAATACCGCACTCAAGAAATTCAGCACGTCACCAACCTTTGGAAACAACACGAGAGGATTGAAAAATCAGAATTATATTCCTTGTCAAGACACGTGATATATGTTGTAACCAAATCTTTGAAAAGACGGACTCAGTTTTTGTCAACAAACTGATCTACTGTTTTGAATTGGTTGGTCGTTGCCATTGGAAATAATATATATTCATTTAGAGTATCACTGTTGATAGTTACACAAAACAAGACATTTGAAGTGCTGTACTAGGTTCTGAAATCCATTAGGCCTTGTTCGGTAAATCCCTCCCAGGAGGGATTGGAGAAGATTGGAGGGGATTTAGGTGGAatttgacttgtaggggatttaatccctctcAATCCCCTCCAAACCCCTTCAAATCTGAAGGAACCGATCAAGGCCTTATGGGACCAACTAAATAAGCTAACAAGCGCTACTACATAAGGAACAAGACCAATGCTTAGTACTTACACAAGGAGGAGAGCCACCACATTCTAGCAGGCCAACCCCTATAATCGATACAATGGCCCCGAACCAAGTCAGCATGGGGATGGAGGCTCCAAAAAAGCCATCAATCAGAGGCACAACTATCACCTGTTCACATAATTCTTTAGGTATCACCACAAAAACATTTGCCAATTCCACCATTACAAGTTTacaacagaagaagaaaaaaaaggtgcgAGAAGGCGTACCGTGAAGGCTGCGATGAAGGATGCTCGCCCAGCTTCAGATGTGGTCAACCCGATTGCCTGGGCAAGGTACGCCAGACTGACCCAAAGTCCTAGCTCTAGTCCCCCATTTCGTGTACGGCGATCTCCGAATGCCCGTATCACAAATGGCAGGAAGGGGATGGCTGCGATAACGAAGCGCACCATGTTGAAAACCGCAGGTTCAGTGAGGGCTTCAACCTCTTTCAGAACTGGGATATCACTTGCTGCAGAAAACAGGAACGGGGAAAAGGAAGCCGTCAAGTCAAACGCTGAGCTCGTGCTTGCATACTGTACTACTACTGAATTCCAGATCACAGACTTCTTGTCCTAGCAAATTAAGCTGCACTTGCAGTACTGAACAATTGGACAACTGTTGCTTCTGTCAACCCATGGCGCCGCCATTTTCAACACCTTGAGCGCATCGTACGAACTGGAGACTCGAGAGGGATGAAGAAAGGTACTAGGTGTAGGTGTACCGTAGATGACGGTGAGGGCGTTGAGAATCATGATGCTGCGGGTCTTCTTGGAGGCGAACAGGATCCGCCTCCACATGGGCCTCCCGCGCACCCGCTTGCCCACGTCCcggcccttctccttcctcccttccTCCCTGCCGGGAtcctcgagcggcgagcaccgcaCCGGCGCGAGAATCCCCGCCCGGCGCACCGACGCGGCCGAGCGGGGCGCCGCGACGGCGAGCAGCAGCACGCGGCAGGAGGGGCCTGCCGCCGCGGCCGCCCTGGGATGCAGGGGCAGCGCGCACGACGCGGGCGCGAGGGAAGATGCCATGCCACGACCACCGCTGCAGCTACTGCGAGCGAGCAGGCAGCAGTCCTAGTACTTCACTGTGTGGAAGCGTCTGGGGAAGTCGGCGAGAGGGGGAGGATTCTCCGCTTCGCCGGGGAGTGGAGGGAGGTGTGGAACTCGTGGGTGGTGAATGTAGCGATGAGGGGGCGGGGAATCGGGCGGAAAAACGACGGAGATGCATTATTTTCTGTGGAGCGGACGCGCGCGGTGGTGGGTGGCGGCTCGCCGGGGTAAAATCTTGTGTCTTGCGAGTCTCCGGTCGTGTTTTCCAGGCAAAACGCCGTCGTCGTGCGGTGACATGGCATGGGGTTGAATTGAAAGGTCTACTCGTTGCCGACGACGTCGCTCGCGTGGGGTAGGAAGCCTTGGACAGGTGTCCCCCGATTCAGCATGTGATTCTCGTTTAACGTTGAGGACGGGGCGTCGAACCGGAGATAAATTCATCCACGGTCACTTTACTTGATCACCCAATTCACTTTGGTCACCCGACTGAAGAATACCCTAAATACTGTGTTTAATGTCACATCAGCAGTGATGGTCACCGTCAACTCTGTATAAACGTGATCAGTTTTTCACGTAACCCTAAAACCCTCTGGCGATTAGGGTTTCGACGGACTTGGACGGCGGCCGCGGTCTCCTCGACGACGGTGCGCCCTGGGGGTTTTCCCTGGGATGGCTTCGGTCCCAAATCCCGGCGGCGCGCAGCACAACTCCGGTCCCTACTCCCCTCGAGCGGAAAGAGCGAAGCTAGAGGAGGCGCTAGGGAAGATGGCGATTACCGATGAGGAAGCAACACCACTTGTGATCGACGACACAGAAGATGATAAGCCGGTTAAGTGGCTCCTGGCGGGGAGGATTCTACACAAGAATCTGCTGCACATCCAAACAATCTCAGGGGCTCTTAAGCCGGCTTGGGGAAACCCTAGAGGTCTGCAGTTTCGATTTATGGGGGAGAATACCTTTGTGGCTGAGTTCGAGACACGAAGAGATAGAGATAGAATATGGGAGGGATCTCCCTGGCACGTTAGCAGGAACGATGTTGTCTTGGCAGAGTTCGACGACTGCATGCGGGCGGATGAAGTTAAATTGGACAGGCCCAGCTTATGGGCTCGTGTACCAAATCTCCCGTACAATCTACGTAATGATGCATGAGGAAAGCTGATAGCTCAGCAGATTGACAAGGCTTCCTGCGAGCAAGGGTCTCAATTGAGGTATGCAAGCCACTCCGGAGGTGGATCTAGATCGATTCAGCAAAAAGGAAGAAGGTAGACATGTATGACATACAATATGAGCATGTTCCCCACTTCTGCTTCTCCTGCGACCGACTTGGGCATGCAGATATTTACTGCTCTACTCCGGGCCCTAGAGACACTAATGGAGAGCTACCGTTTGGGCCAAAGCTTCGGGCTAGTGATGACTGGAAGAAGGCGTCGTCTGGTGACAGCTCCAATAAGGAGCACTACTCTGGTACTAGTAATCAGAGGGAGTCCAAGAACTCTAGCTCTAGTGCGAAAGGTGGTACTGCCGAAGTAAATTCCCCAGTGAAAAACCGCATGAATAATAAGAGGAAGGAGGTACCCAAGCAGGCTTACCGTCGTGTTACTGAATCAAAGCTCTTGATCACTGATGGTTCGGAGGCAGTGGATGCAACAACAGGTGACCAAGGTATGAAGGGGGATGAGAATGAGGTGGATCCTGATGCGGCTAAGGAAGGAGAGAGAGTTCCAAAGAAGAAAAAGCCAACTCCAACAAACTCGACAGAGGCTACGGTGCAGCCCTGCCAGTCCCAATGAGGTGCATAAGCTGGAACTGCCGGGGGCTTGGGAACCCCGAGGCAGTTCGAGAGCTTCGTAGTATTGTGAAGCAGGAAGCTCCCGCCCTACTGTTCTTAATGGAGACCAAAATCAGGGCTAGACGAGTGGAGAACCTACGCTATCAGCTAGGTTTTGTGGGCTGTTTTGCGGTGGATAGCAATGGAGTAAGTGGAGGTGT includes:
- the LOC123447395 gene encoding uncharacterized protein LOC123447395; this translates as MASSLAPASCALPLHPRAAAAAGPSCRVLLLAVAAPRSAASVRRAGILAPVRCSPLEDPGREEGRKEKGRDVGKRVRGRPMWRRILFASKKTRSIMILNALTVIYASDIPVLKEVEALTEPAVFNMVRFVIAAIPFLPFVIRAFGDRRTRNGGLELGLWVSLAYLAQAIGLTTSEAGRASFIAAFTVIVVPLIDGFFGASIPMLTWFGAIVSIIGVGLLECGGSPPCVGDVLNFLSAVFFGIHMLRTEQISRSTDKKKFMALLSFEVLVVAFTSILWFLLKDAFVEVQDSGFEAWTFGTLWDSAASFPWIPALYTGVFSTGLCMWAEMVAMAHVSATETAIVYGLEPVWGAGFAWFLLGERWDNAAWIGAALVLCGSLTVQLFGSTPEKSQKVESPSRNTFEPPLKRQERLSLSAIPVDSRKNIGSQLERKDKTL